A genomic segment from Daphnia carinata strain CSIRO-1 chromosome 1, CSIRO_AGI_Dcar_HiC_V3, whole genome shotgun sequence encodes:
- the LOC130691451 gene encoding uncharacterized protein LOC130691451, whose protein sequence is MASSSGGGPGDNGVSEKPKGKCLFYLRNIATFLVSHIGLVSLVVGYCIMGAFTFEALEAKHELQVKREMIKVRESVTDDLWRFTYKMDVLVQEEWTTNVTDRLKKFETHLIESMKKKGWDGSEETDKVQWTLAGALFYSIILITTIGYGHIAPKTPWGKMVTIFYAILGIPLMLLCLANIGDAMAHSFRFLYWKVCCYVCTRKPKKSRLRRQRTRRSNSGRQSARYQSSAAGGPGGKVNSLRRSQRFSQRSADSAMSDSAVSRSSFSETDQESKFYDETDREFEMMQQMNGPQRGRRSQHHGRNNRPSGAAPSGTSRSGRGNNAETETSPGGNGVDYPPSTPSSPNAPKTGDPNAMESGFFNKYADDQVENNARTKTDHPIDSNNKSGVDRNRGGSDKRHDRLELESDLDVVEGKEMMRPTPHRYSNRSPGTSGAGSGSGGSNRLSRLTEQEEVDYDDDYVYEDDYIDSDEEENDQHHNKPVPIWLSILLVVGYIFGGAFLFSGWEQWSFLDSAYFCFITLTTIGFGDFVPAQNVKENVEVSIALCSLYLLFGIALLAMSFNLVQEEVINSVKSVAKRLGIIKDEDDEDDR, encoded by the exons ATGGCTTCTTCATCGGGTGGTGGGCCTGGAGACAATGGCGTTAGCGAGAAACCAAAGGGCAAGTGTCTGTTTTATTTACGCAACATCGCGACTTTTCTAGTGTCGCACATCGGTCTTGTCTCCCTCGTCGTCGGCTATTGCATCATGGGCGCCTTCACGTTCGAAGCGCTGGAAGCCAAGCACGAGCTGCAGGTCAAGCGCGAAATGATTAAAGTCCGCGAGAGCGTCACCGACGACCTGTGGCGTTTCACCTACAAAATGGACGTGCTCGTCCAGGAGGAGTGGACCACCAACGTCACGGACCGTCTCAAGAAATTCGAGACGCATCTGATCGAATcgatgaagaagaagggaTGGGACGGCAGCGAAGAGACGGACAAAGTTCAATGGACCCTGGCCGGAGCTCTTTTCTACTCCATCATTCTAATTACGACCATCG GATATGGACACATTGCCCCGAAAACGCCATGGGGTAAAAT GGTGACAATCTTTTACGCCATTCTCGGTATCCCTTTGATGCTGCTCTGTTTGGCAAACATCGGCGATGCG ATGGCCCACTCGTTCCGGTTCCTCTATTGGAAAGTTTGCTGTTACGTTTGCACCCGAAAGCCGAAAAAGTCACGATTGAGGCGACAACGCACCAGACGTTCCAACAGCGGCAGACAGTCGGCCAG GTACCAATCCTCAGCAGCTGGAGGGCCTGGTGGTAAAGTGAATTCATTGCGACGTTCGCAGCGTTTTTCGCAACGTTCGGCCGACTCAGCCATGTCTGACAGCGCCGTCTCGCGTTCATCCTTTTCCGAAACGGATCAAGAGTCCAa ATTTTACGACGAGACTGATCGGGAATTTGAGATGATGCAACAGATGAACGGGCCACAGAGAGGCCGACGTTCTCAACATCACGGCCGGAACAACAGACCGTCGGGTGCTGCTCCATCCGGAACGAGCCGCTCAGGTCGTGGGAACAACGCGGAAACGGAAACGAGTCCTGGGGGTAATGGGGTTGATTACCCACCATCAACCCCGTCCAGTCCTAACGCACCGAAGACGGGCGATCCCAACGCCATGGAAAGTGGATTCTTTAATAAATACGCCGATGACCAGGTTGAAAATAACGCACGAACTAAAACCGACCATCCCATCGACTCTAATAATAAATCG GGGGTCGATCGAAATCGTGGCGGTAGTGATAAACGGCACGATCGTTTAGAATTGGAATCTGATCTGGACGTTGTTGAAGGCAAAGAGATGATGAGACCTACGCCACATCGTTATTCCAACCGATCAC CTGGAACTTCTGGTGCTGGCAGTGGTAGCGGCGGCAGCAATCGCCTCAGCCGACTGACCGAGCAGGAAGAAGTGGACTACGATGACGACTACGTCTACGAGGACGACTATATCGACTCGGATGAAGAGGAAAACGATCAACACCACAACAAACCGGTGCCGATCTGGCTGAGCATTCTGCTCGTCGTCGGCTACATTTTCGGCGGTGCCTTCCTGTTCAGCGGTTGGGAGCAGTGGTCCTTCCTCGACTCGGCTTACTTTTGTTTCATAACACTTACCACAATTGGTTTCGGCGACTTTGTGCCGGCCCAGAACGTCAAAGAGAATGTCGAAGTTAGCATTGCCCTCTGCTCCCTCTACCTGCTTTTTGGTATCGCTCTGCTGGCCATGTCCTTCAATTTGGTTCAGGAAGAAGTCATCAATTCTGTCAAGTCCGTTGCCAAAAGACTGGGAATCATTAAGGACGAGGACGACGAAGATGACCgataa
- the LOC130691464 gene encoding superoxide dismutase [Cu-Zn]-like, with product MATTRRDSVMWHCLFLLIVAIVCLGQIDFFDNRYSFQRPVSAVVDIRGTSKYPGISGQIHFTQTTAGGPVIVRGTVFGLTPGLHGLHIHQFGSLSDDCNAAGPHFNPFNNDHGGVSDQSRHVGDLGNIDAIGDYHTQADIFLFDHLISLSQKSERSILHRAVVIHERADDLGLGYHPDSKKTGNSGSRVACGIIALTSSRSPYHY from the exons ATGGCAACTACGAG acgcgaTTCCGTGATGTGGCATTGCCTATTTCTCCTCATCGTTGCAATTGTCTGCCTGGGCCAAATCGATTTCTTCGACAACCGTTATTCTTTC CAACGGCCAGTATCAGCTGTGGTAGACATCAGAGGCACTTCCAAATATCCCGGCATTAGCGGCCAAATTCATTTCACGCAAACGACGGCAGGTGGACCCGTCATCGTTCGCGGGACTGTCTTTGGCCTGACTCCCGGTCTTCACGGCCTTCACATTCACCAGTTTGGCAGCTTGTCTGACGATTGCAACGCGGCTGGACCGCATTTTAACCCATTCAAC AACGATCACGGAGGCGTGAGCGATCAATCCCGTCATGTTGGTGACTTGGGCAACATCGATGCCATAGGCGACTATCACACCCAAGCTGATATCTTCCTGTTTGACCATTTGATTTCCTTGTCACAGAAATCCGAACGCAGCATCCTCCATCGGGCCGTCGTCATCCACGAGAGGGCCGACGATTTGGGACTTGGCTATCATCCGGACAGCAAGAAAACGGGCAATTCCGGAAGCCGAGTGGCTTGCGGAATCATTGCGTTAACATCGTCACGTTCTCCTTATCACTATTGA
- the LOC130691468 gene encoding uncharacterized protein LOC130691468, protein MAAMTPRFTVGVNKANGRRPCREPVPFQEILPLKLKDSVSGKGDRTSEVACLQDMAVMLACFKKHDFNQALCSKEIGAFQSCYTNFTNDHQQAKNMESTMAGTKSKLPYRTLNKILKKYPSA, encoded by the exons ATGGCGGCAATGACACCACGCTTCACCGTTGGTGTAAACAAGGCAAACGGACGAAGACCTTGTAGGGAACCGGTTCCGTTTCAAGAAATTTTACCGTTGAAGTTGAAGGACTCAGTTTCTGGAAAGGGTGACAGAACATCAG AGGTGGCTTGTCTCCAAGACATGGCTGTAATGTTGGCCTGCTTCAAAAAGCATGATTTCAACCAAGCATTGTGTTCAAAAGAGATCGGTGCATTTCAGTCATGCTATACAAATTTTACG AATGATCATCAACAAGCCAAAAATATGGAAAGTACCATGGCTGGAACGAAATCCAAGTTGCCATATAGAACCttgaacaaaattttaaagaagtaCCCGTCTGCTTGA
- the LOC130691470 gene encoding uncharacterized protein LOC130691470, which yields MCSSASSVNKPSPPSPPSSSSSSVSSVASSVRRLRCLEPATHLVNGAMEAIFFRLGYVVGRHPWFTIGLCLLLIVTLGGGLFFWVEEHDSVGLWTTHDSVARHNSEWVKRHFSDDVRYESVIVAADQNILRPEVLVLLAEMDLAVRNLSTADGHQWTNLCFRFGTTLKKHEHSNSQNRRRRRRHISNNDTYTSLAKSVNHHPHHAISDIANGPEMGEEDEWDVGDLSKLDFSQVFADDEADYDTSASGSGGQGGGGFLGRRAQHLVNLLAQPDDCLVRNILQIWDSDLERIKSLDQSQILADINAALLQGNDQGDPVNSLEFLLSDVRRDVNGSIYHVGATMMTWLLDNNPQNASVYTLWEKDFIHQTLHSNLTKPDDVRLYSLASSSYVEGIAEAVTSNFTVLMMGFSLIIFYFSFAMGRFNWIEQRVVLSIVGVSVVAQAILASYGLCFYLGVQYGPIHPIIPFLLLGIGVDDMFVIIQALDNLSNEEKQLPIPERMARAMKHAGVSITVTSVTDIAAFAIGATTSMPALRSFCINAMSGILMLFVLEVTFFVALTVLDERRKARHSIGCCFRPKADNWQPAPCSQRDLLKLFFERFYGPFLLRTPVKVFVLIVTAAAVSVNIWGLLQLEQNFDPNWYLKEHSYPSEYFNAMKQYFPENGERASIYTGRIDYIGQRDQLNRMTELLRTNPSIQPNSVNFWYDDFQNWLNRTRQVDFPDDEPLFKELVQEYLFSPEGRHHLQDLKVEGSILDLEGNFNITGSRARFHHLSLKNASAKNKALESITSLSNNIIFGDATDLSSPIIFTHSYIEWEANRVISSELIRNLGLTMAAVVCVTLILISDLVTVFWVFTCIAFTLIDLLGLMYFWGLTIEISSSIIVILAAGLAIDYSAHIGHTFTTIRGSKSTRAKVTLTRMGPAVWNGGFSTFLAFVLLVNTDSHIFTTFFKLFFGVVVFGLFHGLAYLPVVLSCLGPDESGGSGSGAASGSSDSISTEFSSTPSSNSSDSSASTPIQKKQSSISALALDNPIFISDIQIVCYPNLHPLDIMNGQKNNNAWKNSRAVGGLVDTPQQLQQQQPNKVPYIPQPDYTPLPTRRLDSVGQIAQRTPLGLLTAVQQSKSKTNAVGRSNSSVVVLASSNMGASVESCRNTIPRVAEEKRVKTVPITAITNGGPNVSIAAVEETAELESAACVPVERVWHHPQWHSSQFLANDWSAALMKRLSVEAQSHREEKILREANKELERFESEIESYLEDVEEEEEAQGTLPSAPVNVDEGQDNCINTAVSSSASRPVSPALALSSSPQRVYQKHEQHVSANAVAASSSFSSSVSSVERKRQNELERRNQTLTT from the exons ATGTGTTCTTCAGCCAGTAGCGTCAACAAGCCGTCGCCACCTTCACcgccttcttcttcctcttcttccgtTTCATCGGTGGCTTCGTCCGTGCGGAGGCTGAGATGCCTCGAGCCGGCCACTCACCTCGTCAACGGTGCCATGGAAGCGATATTCTTCAG ATTGGGCTACGTCGTTGGACGGCATCCGTGGTTCACCATCGGCCTCTGCCTGCTGCTCATCGTGACGCTGGGCGGTGGCCTCTTCTTCTGGGTCGAGGAACACGACAGTGTCGGCCTTTGGACGACGCACGACTCGGTGGCCCGTCACAATTCCGAATGGGTCAAACGGCATTTCAGCGACGATGTCCGCTACGAGTCCGTCATCGTGGCCGCTGACCAAAACATTCTCAGACCTGAAGTCCTTGTCCTG TTGGCCGAAATGGATTTGGCAGTCAGAAATCTCAGCACAGCCGACGGTCATCAATGGACGAATTTAtgtttcag GTTCGGAACGACGTTGAAGAAACACGAACACAGCAACAGCCAAAACAGGAGGCGACGCCGACGACACATTTCAAACAACGACACATACACGTCGTTAGCGAAGAGCGTTAATCATCATCCGCATCACGCGATCAGCGACATCGCTAATGGCCCAGAAATGGGCGAAGAAGATGAATGGGACGTTGGCGATCTGTCCAAATTGGATTTCAGTCAAGTGTTTGCCGATGACGAGGCCGATTACGACACGTCTGCATCGGGAAGTGGAGGACAAGGTGGAGGAGGATTTCTAGGAAGAAGGGCCCAACATTTGGTTAACTTACTAGCACAGCCTGACGATTGCCTAGTACGCAATATCCTCCAGATTTGGGACTCGGATTTGGAACGGATCAAGTCACTGGATCAAAGCCAAATCCTAGCTGACATCAATGCCGCTCTACTTCAAGG GAACGACCAAGGTGATCCAGTCAATTCGCTGGAATTTCTACTGTCGGATGTCCGACGTGACGTCAATGGCAGCATTTACCACGTCGGTGCCACTATGATGACCTGGTTGCTAGACAACAACCCACag AATGCCAGCGTTTACACGTTGTGGGAAAAGGATTTCATTCACCAGACGCTGCACAGCAATTTGACTAAACCTGATGACGTCCGTTTGTATTCACTGGCATCAAGCAG tTACGTGGAGGGCATAGCCGAAGCGGTTACCAGCAACTTTACAGTTTTGATGATGGGTTTCTCGCTCATTATCTTTTACTTCAGCTTCGCTATGGGTCGTTTCAATTGGATCGAACAAAGG GTGGTCCTGTCCATCGTAGGTGTTTCAGTCGTCGCCCAGGCCATTTTGGCTTCCTACGGCCTTTGTTTCTATCTGGGTGTCCAGTATGGACCCATTCATCCCATTATACCGTTCTTGTTACTCGGCATTGGAGTGGACGACATGTTTGTCATCATCCAG GCACTGGATAATTTATCGAATGAGGAAAAACAATTGCCAATTCCTGAACGAATGGCTCGAGCCATGAAACACGCTGGAGTTTCGATTACAGTGACATCCGTCACGGACATTGCGGCCTTCGCCATTGGAGCCACCACCAGCATGCCGGCTCTCCGATCGTTTTGCATTAATGCCATGTCGGGCATCTTGATGCTGTTCGTCTTGGAAGTGACGTTCTTCGTTGCGTTGACAGTGCTGGATGAACGGCGCAAAGCTCGTCACAGCATCGGATGCTGCTTCCGCCCTAAAGCGGATAACTGGCAACCAGCACCGTGCTCGCAACGTGATTTGCTCAAACTATTTTTCGAACGCTTCTACGGTCCTTTCCTGTTACGTACACCCGTCAAGGTCTTCGTGCTTATCGTAACGGCCGCCGCCGTCTCCGTTAACATCTGGGGCTTGTTACAGCTGGAGCAAAACTTTGACCCAAATTGGTACCTCAAGGAACACTCTTACCCATCTGAATACTTCAACGCCATGAAGCAGTACTTTCCCGAGAACGGGGAACGGGCCTCCATCTACACAG ggAGGATCGACTACATAGGTCAACGCGACCAGTTGAACCGGATGACCGAGCTGCTGCGAACGAATCCATCCATCCAACCGAACTCGGTCAACTTCTGGTACGACGACTTTCAAAACTGGCTCAACCGAACCAGACAAG TCGATTTTCCCGACGATGAGCCGCTTTTCAAGGAGCTCGTGCAAGAATATCTCTTCAGCCCCGAGGGCCGCCACCACCTGCAAGACCTCAAAGTGGAAGGCAGCATTCTCGATCTCGAAGGCAACTTCAACATCACC ggTTCGAGAGCTCGTTTTCACCACCTGTCGCTGAAAAATGCGTCGGCCAAGAACAAGGCATTAGAGTCCATCACGTCCCTGTCGAACAACATCATCTTCGGTGACGCAACGGACTTGTCCAGTCCCATCATTTTCACGCACAGTTACATCGAATGGGAAGCTAATCGA GTAATTAGTAGCGAATTGATCCGTAACTTGGGTCTAACAATGGCGGCCGTGGTCTGCGTGACTCTGATCCTCATCTCGGATCTGGTGACCGTCTTTTGGGTCTTCACGTGCATCGCTTTCACGCTGATCGACCTGCTCGGTCTCATGTATTTCTGGGGCCTGACCATCGAGATCTCCTCTTCGATCATCGTCATCCTGGCCGCCGGATTGGCCATCGACTACTCAGCCCACATCGGCCATACTTTCACCACCATCCGTGGATCCAAATCCA CTCGTGCCAAAGTGACGCTGACCCGAATGGGGCCAGCCGTCTGGAATGGAGGCTTTTCCACTTTCCTTGCCTTTGTCCTACTCGTCAATACCGACTCGCACATCTTCACCACATTCTTCAAG ctcTTTTTCGGCGTTGTCGTCTTCGGTCTATTTCACGGACTGGCCTACCTTCCTGTCGTGTTGAGCTGTTTGGGACCGGACGAGTCGGGCGGTTCGGGTAGCGGTGCGGCTAGCGGATCTAGTGATTCTATATCAACAGAGTTCTCATCGACGCCGTCTTCCAACTCGTCCGATTCATCCGCTTCGACGCCCATCCAGAAAAAGCAATCGTCCATTTCGGCCCTGGCCCTCGACAATCCCATATTCATATCCGACATTCAG ATTGTTTGCTACCCAAATTTGCATCCGCTGGACATCATGAACGGtcagaaaaacaacaacgcctGGAAGAATAGCCGTGCGGTTGGCGGATTAGTCGATACTCCGCAACAattgcaacaacagcagccgaATAAAGTACCATACATTCCGCAACCGGATTACACTCCTCTACCTACTCGCCGGTTGGACTCGGTCGGACAAATTGCGCAGAGGACTCCACTGGGTTTGCTCACAGCTGTCCAACAGTCGAAAAGCAAGACGAACGCCGTCGGCCGAAGCAACAGCAGCGTCGTCGTTTTAGCGTCGAGCAACATGGGCGCATCTGTGGAATCTTGTCGCAACACAATTCCACGCGTCGCCGAAGAGAAACGAGTGAAAACCGTTCCGATCACTGCAATTACGAACGGTGGACCGAATGTGTCGATTGCGGCCGTCGAAGAAACCGCCGAATTGGAATCTGCGGCATGTGTGCCCGTCGAGCGGGTGTGGCATCACCCGCAGTGGCATTCGAGCCAATTTCTGGCCAACGATTGGAGTGCGGCGCTGATGAAGCGATTGTCGGTCGAGGCGCAAAGCCATCGCGAAGAGAAAATCCTTCGGGAGGCCAATAAAGAATTGGAGCGCTTCGAGTCCGAGATCGAGTCGTATCTGGAGGAtgtggaagaagaggaagaggcgCAAGGAACATTACCAAGTGCGCCGGTGAACGTTGACGAGGGCCAAGACAATTGTATTAATACGGCCGTCAGTTCGTCGGCATCGCGTCCTGTAAGCCCGGCATTGGCGCTTAGTTCCTCGCCCCAACGAGTTTATCAAAAGCACGAGCAACACGTTAGCGCCAATGCCGTAGCTGCTtcatcttccttttcttcgtcagTTTCCAGTGTGGAACGGAAGCGGCAGAACGAACTCGAACGAAGAAATCAGACGCTCACGACGTGA
- the LOC130691455 gene encoding histone-binding protein N1/N2-like, with product MADIPSTVDGASAETATASGAVESSSKKEQITEIAMNLLVQGRRHLLVSDIPSAIAALAESSQLLVEQYGEFADECAESYYYYGMALLEMARTNTDVLGDAVEGEKEGEDSSESEDEENGDDEDESEEEEEEKVANGEMKTNGEAEKSAESECKENIDGSKEEKSSSEDAQEKMKPKEEEGKSGDVEMKESSEQTKGNDSELNSDRKALEDIDGKSEETIVAKPKNESKGKSLKAAGPATGDKVDSADEDITADEVSNLQLAWEVFELAKNIYQRKAETDPLAKPKLADALIRLAEVAIESENYASAIEDLQKCLEIQKASFPADSRSVAETHYQLGVAYTFTTDFKEAVNSFEAAASVIQLRIENLKNPAEKKPSMEEPKNLFHTIEGEIEELETLLPDIREKIADTIDLEKEALRKIAENGTSEPGTSTNSAAGNGSMETEVATLSGESPSAGKPATDITHLIRKKRKPEDNAETDASAAKKICPGVAVADAAVV from the exons ATGGCAGACATTCCCTCCACTGTGGACGGAGCATCGGCGGAAACTGCCACTGCTAGTGGCGCTGTAGAATCGTCATCAAAAAAAGA GCAAATCACCGAAATTGCCATGAACCTATTGGTACAAGGTCGTCGCCATCTCCTTGTATCTGATATTCCATCTGCCATTGCTGCTCTAGCAGAATCATCTCAGTTACTTGTTGAGCAGTATGGAGAGTTTGCAGATGAATGTGCTGAGTCCTACTACTATTACGGCATGGCTCTTTTGGAAATGGCTCGAACCAATACTGATGTCTTAGGAGATGCTGTAGAAG GGGAAAAAGAAGGTGAAGACAGCTCTGAATCggaggatgaagaaaatggtgatgatgaagacgaaagtgaggaagaagaggaagaaaaggtTGCTAATGGAGAGATGAAGACAAATGGAGAAGCTGAGAAATCAGCGGAATCTGAATGTAAGGAGAACATTGATGGttcaaaagaggaaaaatcaAGTTCTGAGGATGctcaagaaaaaatgaaacctaaagaagaggagggaaaATCTGGGGATGTCGAAATGAAGGAAAGTTCTGAAcagacaaaaggaaatgacTCAGAGTTGAACTCGGACAGAAAAGCTCTTGAAGATATTGATGGAAAATCTGAAGAAACAATTGTTGCAAAAcccaaaaatgaatcaaaaggCAAATCTTTGAAGGCTGCTGGCCCTGCTACAGGAGACAAAGTTGATTCTGCTGATGAAGATATCACAGCAGATGAAGTTTCAAATCTTCAACTTGCTTGGGAAGTCTTTGAAttggccaaaaatatttatcAGAG GAAAGCTGAAACAGATCCGCTAGCAAAACCAAAGCTGGCCGACGCTCTTATTAGATTGGCTGAAGTAGCAATTGAATCAGAAAATTATGCGTCAGCAATAGAGGATTTGCAAAAATGCCTTGAGATCCAAAAAGCGTCATTCCCAGCTGATAGCAG ATCTGTGGCCGAAACGCACTATCAACTTGGTGTCGCATACACATTTACGACCGACTTCAAGGAAGCTGTGAATAGTTTTGAAGCGGCGGCGTCTGTAATCCAACTTAGAATAGAAAACCTCAA GAATCCTGCGGAGAAAAAGCCATCCATGGAAGAGCCTAAAAACTTGTTTCATACTATTGAGGGTGAAATTGAGGAGCTGGAAACTTTGTTACCTGATATTCGTGAAAAAATTGCCGATACAATTGATTTGGAGAAGGAGGCACTTCGCAAAATTGCCGAAAACGGCACAAGCGAACCAGGAACATCTACCAATTCAGCTGCAGGGAATGGTAGTATGGAAACTGAGGTGGCTACACTTTCTGGAGAATCACCGAGTGCAGGAAAGCCTGCCACCGATATCACGCACttgattcgaaaaaaaagaaagccagaGGACAATGCTGAAACTGATGCATCGGCAGCCAAAAAAATCTGTCCTGGTGTCGCTGTTGCAGACGCAGCGGTTGTTTAA